Proteins from one Mytilus galloprovincialis chromosome 11, xbMytGall1.hap1.1, whole genome shotgun sequence genomic window:
- the LOC143052642 gene encoding uncharacterized protein LOC143052642, translated as MDAEQNSSKKRGLTWSDQETKALLSTWGEGKIQSELDNSAGNTHVFSSIIRTMGGLGYLRTAPECRQRIKTLKRNYFNAKNSNKLSGNGRTTCRYYDELEDILGGRPAVTPPKVKDSSENHSSRKNSSVECSKPEDEDGDMDIFQQPSTSSSSACSVTMVPATVKLIADSQIEKDASLPQMTHISRAERKKTDERKRKDQNDPECRKKQGTSGKIRKSDESLMAMLKEQQNEFLSNESKRWEEEKAREERMRKEDKEHELKLFSMFATIIKGQPSSQITSGHASSVSSFPSSSFQDSTFQASPLHSASTSSTSSTYHRPTSNVNHASFLPEASCSNMSFLRMLNNEDCF; from the exons ATGGATGCCGaacaaaattcttcaaaaaaGAGAGGTCTAACCTGGAGTGACCAGGAGACGAAGGCTTTACTTTCAACGTGGGGAGAAGGGAAAATTCAATCAGAATTGGACAATTCAGCAGGAAACACCCATGTATTTTCTTCAATTATAAGAACAATGGGTGGCTTGGGGTATCTTCGTACGGCACCGGAATGTAGACAGAGAATTAAAACTCTTAAAAGAAATTACTTTAATGCAAAGAACAGCAACAAATTGAGTGGAAATGGCAGAACAACTTGTAGATATTATGACGAACTTGAGGACATTTTAGGAGGGCGCCCGGCAGTAACCCCACCGAAAGTTAAGGACTCTTCGGAAAACCACAGCTCTAGAAAAAACTCTTCTGTTGAATGCAGTAAGCCAGAAGATGAAGATGGAGATATGGACATTTTTCAACAGCCATCCACTAGCAGTTCTTCTGCATGTTCCGTGACAATGGTACCAGCAACCGTTAAACTGATTGCAGAC tCCCAGATTGAGAAAGACGCCTCTTTACCACAGATGACTCACATATCAAGAGCAGAAAGAA agaaaacagATGAAAGAAAGAGAAAAGACCAGAATGACcctgaatgtagaaaaaaacaggGAA cCTCTGGGAAAATCAGAAAAAGTGATGAGAGCCTTATGGCTATGTTAAAAGAACAGCAAAATGAGTTTTTATCCAATGAATCAAAGAGATGGGAGGAAGAAAAGGCTCGAGAGGAGAGAATGAGAAAAGAGGACAAGGAACATGAGCTGAAACTATTTTCTATGTTTGCTACAATTATTAAAGGACAGCCATCATCCCAAATTACATCAGGTCATGCATCATCAGTATCGTCATTCCCTTCTTCATCATTCCAGGATTCAACATTCCAGGCTTCACCATTACATTCTGCATCAACATCATCAACATCATCAACATACCACAGACCAACCTCAAATGTTAATCATGCTTCTTTTCTTCCAGAAGCATCATGCAGTAATATGAGCTTCTTGAGGATGCTAAATAATGAAGACTGTTTTTAG